A genomic window from Anthonomus grandis grandis chromosome 4, icAntGran1.3, whole genome shotgun sequence includes:
- the LOC126735537 gene encoding probable serine/threonine-protein kinase DDB_G0286841 isoform X2 has translation MEPPTEIGDWKHLADLGSGSFGVVMLWKNKNNEDFIAVKMCKFQKCDSLTTKQRDRWCQEVDFLKSICHPNIVGAKHLDPVLNSFLNKFNPSKLPLLCMEYCKNGNLRKYITNAPINLCGISEKDLRYILLDISNGLSYLHSKNIVHRDIKPENVVLQYCDYRKGGSIFKIIDLGYAKELNDSTLSFVGTLYYLAPEIFYGQDYDHRVDYWSFGNMVFEIVCGVLPFLPELTPFERYEKIKEKGTDDICIYLSSSGSLVFSSEVKREHFVTSCFKQNIEVWLRGVLQFDPTKRSFSNNLSPFDYLKFILDKKIIEVFYVYKQKFFSYEVYPNTSIGTLKNWIARDAKELKENLYFIWYSSNCQAKSDDNDLIDISLLKSDGISLYVYNREALYTENNFSNVKMFGLKDLFNINFKFHLKSLKITYRQALYYIYTELRILKQLEVACFIIKQHLEAVLDIIKEKFIKTSAEFQKLLSDMGSLINQKKKYLKEASILENIHGFFSSLNWQANGLTDFAKQCNNIFTIKLELAKASNILKSSFDKCDIQSIFDKVNSKGFLALETPSYDVLWNKIKVAVSDTIKQKYSLGIDQIALNYLKKNLATLLWAEKFVLWVDNFVHNHNILMLNYTNLQKECTENECEINSLKYSLNYTLEETNQIIQENREVRCQFANIIQIISKIDIDGDD, from the exons ATGGAGCCCCCTACAGAAATAGGAGACTGGAAACACTTGGCTGATTTAGGTTCTGGTTCTTTTGGCGTTGTTATGCtttggaaaaacaaaaataacgaAGATTTTATAGCAGTAAAAATGTGTAAGTTTCAGAAATGTGACAGTTTAACCACAAAGCAACGAGATCGGTGGTGCCAGGAAGTGGACtttctaaaatcaatttgtCATCCAAACATTGTCGGGGCCAAACACCTAGATCCTGTTTTAAACTCCTTCCTGAACAAGTTCAATCCATCTAAATTACCTCTGTTATGCATGGAGTATTGCAAAAATGGGAATTTAAGGAAGTACATTACAAATGCACCTATAAACCTGTGTGGCATTTCTGAGAAGGATTTACGGTACATTCTGCTAGATATATCAAATGggttaagttatttgcattcaAAAAACATTGTCCATCGTGACATAAAGCCTGAAAATGTTGTTCTGCAGTATTGTGACTATCGTAAAGGGGgaagtatatttaaaataattgatctTGGTTATGCTAAAGAACTAAATGATTCTACACTAAGCTTTGTTGGTACTTTGTACTATTTAGCACCAGAAATATTTTATGGTCAAGATTATGATCACAGAGTAGACTATTGGTCTTTTGGTAATATGGTATTTGAAATTGTCTGTGGGGTACTACCATTCTTGCCAGAGCTGACACCTTTTGAGAGATatgagaaaataaaagaaaagggAACTGatgatatttgtatttatttgtcCAGTTCTGGGTCTTTGGTATTCTCTTCAGAAGTGAAGAGGGAACATTTCGTTACTAGTTGTTTTAAGCAAAACATTGAAGTCTGGCTCAGGGGTGTTCTGCAGTTTGATCCAACTAAAAGAAGTTTTAGTAATAACTTGAGTCCATTTGATTACCTGAAATTTATCTTGgataagaaaattattgaagtTTTTTATGTATACAAACAGAAATTTTTCTCCTATGAGGTTTATCCCAATACTTCTATTGGTACCTTAAAAAACTGGATTGCTAGGGATGCAAAAGAACTGaaagaaaatctttattttatatgGTACAGTTCAAATTGCCAAGCCAAATCTGATGATAATGATCTTATTGATATATCATTGTTAAAAAGTGATGGCATTTCACTGTATGTCTACAACAGGGAGGCACTGTATacagaaaacaatttttctaatgtGAAAATGTTTGGTTTGAAGGAtctgtttaatattaatttcaaatttcactTAAAGTctcttaaaattacttatagGCAAGCTTTATACTATATTTATACTGAATTGAGAATACTCAAACAATTAGAAGTGGCctgttttattataaagcaacACTTAGAAGCTGTTTTagatataatcaaagaaaaattcaTTAAGACCAGTGCAGAGTTCCAAAAGCTGCTGTCTGATATGGGATCACTcattaatcaaaaaaagaaatatttaaaggaGGCATCAATCTTAGAGAACATTCATGGATTTTTTTCCTCTCTCAATTGGCAAGCAAATGGCTTAACAGATTTTGCCAAACAGTGCAATaacatttttactattaaattagAACTAGCTAAAGCAAGTAATATATTAAAGAGCTCTTTTGATAAATGTGACATTCAAAGCATATTTGATAAAGTTAACTCTAAAGGATTCTTAGCTTTAGAAACCCCTAGCTATGATGTTTTGTGGAACAAAATCAAAGTTGCTGTCTCAGACAcaataaagcaaaaatatagTCTTGGAATAGACCAAATTGCACTAaactatctaaaaaaaaatctggcaaCATTATTATGGGCAGAAAAATTTGTCCTGTGGGTGGACAACTTTGTACATAATCATAACATTTTAATGTTGAATTACACTAATTTGCAAAAAGAGTGCACTGAAAATGAGTGTgaaataaattctttgaaatattctttaaattacaCTTTAGAAGAAACCAACCAAATTATACAGGAAAACAGGGAAGTTAG GTGTCAATTtgcaaatataattcaaatcatttcaaaaattgatattGATGGTGATGACTAA
- the LOC126735537 gene encoding probable serine/threonine-protein kinase DDB_G0286841 isoform X1 — translation MEPPTEIGDWKHLADLGSGSFGVVMLWKNKNNEDFIAVKMCKFQKCDSLTTKQRDRWCQEVDFLKSICHPNIVGAKHLDPVLNSFLNKFNPSKLPLLCMEYCKNGNLRKYITNAPINLCGISEKDLRYILLDISNGLSYLHSKNIVHRDIKPENVVLQYCDYRKGGSIFKIIDLGYAKELNDSTLSFVGTLYYLAPEIFYGQDYDHRVDYWSFGNMVFEIVCGVLPFLPELTPFERYEKIKEKGTDDICIYLSSSGSLVFSSEVKREHFVTSCFKQNIEVWLRGVLQFDPTKRSFSNNLSPFDYLKFILDKKIIEVFYVYKQKFFSYEVYPNTSIGTLKNWIARDAKELKENLYFIWYSSNCQAKSDDNDLIDISLLKSDGISLYVYNREALYTENNFSNVKMFGLKDLFNINFKFHLKSLKITYRQALYYIYTELRILKQLEVACFIIKQHLEAVLDIIKEKFIKTSAEFQKLLSDMGSLINQKKKYLKEASILENIHGFFSSLNWQANGLTDFAKQCNNIFTIKLELAKASNILKSSFDKCDIQSIFDKVNSKGFLALETPSYDVLWNKIKVAVSDTIKQKYSLGIDQIALNYLKKNLATLLWAEKFVLWVDNFVHNHNILMLNYTNLQKECTENECEINSLKYSLNYTLEETNQIIQENREVRCQFANIIQIISKNDIDGDD, via the coding sequence ATGGAGCCCCCTACAGAAATAGGAGACTGGAAACACTTGGCTGATTTAGGTTCTGGTTCTTTTGGCGTTGTTATGCtttggaaaaacaaaaataacgaAGATTTTATAGCAGTAAAAATGTGTAAGTTTCAGAAATGTGACAGTTTAACCACAAAGCAACGAGATCGGTGGTGCCAGGAAGTGGACtttctaaaatcaatttgtCATCCAAACATTGTCGGGGCCAAACACCTAGATCCTGTTTTAAACTCCTTCCTGAACAAGTTCAATCCATCTAAATTACCTCTGTTATGCATGGAGTATTGCAAAAATGGGAATTTAAGGAAGTACATTACAAATGCACCTATAAACCTGTGTGGCATTTCTGAGAAGGATTTACGGTACATTCTGCTAGATATATCAAATGggttaagttatttgcattcaAAAAACATTGTCCATCGTGACATAAAGCCTGAAAATGTTGTTCTGCAGTATTGTGACTATCGTAAAGGGGgaagtatatttaaaataattgatctTGGTTATGCTAAAGAACTAAATGATTCTACACTAAGCTTTGTTGGTACTTTGTACTATTTAGCACCAGAAATATTTTATGGTCAAGATTATGATCACAGAGTAGACTATTGGTCTTTTGGTAATATGGTATTTGAAATTGTCTGTGGGGTACTACCATTCTTGCCAGAGCTGACACCTTTTGAGAGATatgagaaaataaaagaaaagggAACTGatgatatttgtatttatttgtcCAGTTCTGGGTCTTTGGTATTCTCTTCAGAAGTGAAGAGGGAACATTTCGTTACTAGTTGTTTTAAGCAAAACATTGAAGTCTGGCTCAGGGGTGTTCTGCAGTTTGATCCAACTAAAAGAAGTTTTAGTAATAACTTGAGTCCATTTGATTACCTGAAATTTATCTTGgataagaaaattattgaagtTTTTTATGTATACAAACAGAAATTTTTCTCCTATGAGGTTTATCCCAATACTTCTATTGGTACCTTAAAAAACTGGATTGCTAGGGATGCAAAAGAACTGaaagaaaatctttattttatatgGTACAGTTCAAATTGCCAAGCCAAATCTGATGATAATGATCTTATTGATATATCATTGTTAAAAAGTGATGGCATTTCACTGTATGTCTACAACAGGGAGGCACTGTATacagaaaacaatttttctaatgtGAAAATGTTTGGTTTGAAGGAtctgtttaatattaatttcaaatttcactTAAAGTctcttaaaattacttatagGCAAGCTTTATACTATATTTATACTGAATTGAGAATACTCAAACAATTAGAAGTGGCctgttttattataaagcaacACTTAGAAGCTGTTTTagatataatcaaagaaaaattcaTTAAGACCAGTGCAGAGTTCCAAAAGCTGCTGTCTGATATGGGATCACTcattaatcaaaaaaagaaatatttaaaggaGGCATCAATCTTAGAGAACATTCATGGATTTTTTTCCTCTCTCAATTGGCAAGCAAATGGCTTAACAGATTTTGCCAAACAGTGCAATaacatttttactattaaattagAACTAGCTAAAGCAAGTAATATATTAAAGAGCTCTTTTGATAAATGTGACATTCAAAGCATATTTGATAAAGTTAACTCTAAAGGATTCTTAGCTTTAGAAACCCCTAGCTATGATGTTTTGTGGAACAAAATCAAAGTTGCTGTCTCAGACAcaataaagcaaaaatatagTCTTGGAATAGACCAAATTGCACTAaactatctaaaaaaaaatctggcaaCATTATTATGGGCAGAAAAATTTGTCCTGTGGGTGGACAACTTTGTACATAATCATAACATTTTAATGTTGAATTACACTAATTTGCAAAAAGAGTGCACTGAAAATGAGTGTgaaataaattctttgaaatattctttaaattacaCTTTAGAAGAAACCAACCAAATTATACAGGAAAACAGGGAAGTTAGGTGTCAATTtgcaaatataattcaaatcaTTTCAAAAAATGATATTGATGGTGATGACTAA